The Nitrospira tepida genome includes a window with the following:
- the rfbB gene encoding dTDP-glucose 4,6-dehydratase, whose product MRILLTGGAGFIGSHLVRRLLKGSDDQVVNLDALRYSGNLENLADVASHPRYTFVHGDMADAPLVRRLLREHRIEGVINCAAETHVDRSITDPLAFTRTDVIGTAVLLEEAKQAGVRRFLQVSTDEVYGSVEQGHSTEADPLAPRSPYSASKAGADLLVQSYWTTYQFPVVITRGSNTYGPNQYPEKFIPLFITNALDDQPLPLYGDGRYRRDWLSVLDHCAGIHHVFLHGKPGEVYNLGGGNERENIDVARAILHHLGKPASLIRFVQDRPGHDRRYAVSCRRLEALGWKPSVPFEEGLRDTVRWYQSNEAWWRKIKSGEFAAYYRRMYERRIQEGAGLQAEQGTSR is encoded by the coding sequence ATGCGCATCCTGCTGACCGGCGGGGCCGGGTTCATCGGCTCGCATCTGGTGCGGCGGTTGCTGAAGGGCTCGGACGACCAGGTCGTCAACCTCGACGCGCTCCGGTATTCGGGGAACCTCGAGAATCTGGCCGACGTGGCCTCCCATCCGCGCTATACGTTTGTTCACGGCGATATGGCGGACGCCCCTCTCGTCCGGCGCCTGTTGCGCGAGCATCGCATCGAGGGCGTCATCAACTGCGCCGCGGAGACCCATGTGGACCGGTCCATCACGGACCCACTGGCCTTCACCAGGACCGACGTGATCGGAACCGCCGTGCTGCTGGAGGAGGCGAAGCAAGCCGGAGTCCGCCGGTTTCTGCAGGTGAGCACCGACGAGGTCTACGGCAGCGTGGAGCAGGGGCATTCCACGGAGGCGGACCCGCTGGCCCCGCGCAGCCCCTATTCCGCGAGCAAGGCCGGCGCCGACCTGCTGGTGCAGAGCTACTGGACCACCTATCAATTTCCCGTGGTGATCACGCGGGGCAGCAACACCTACGGGCCCAACCAATACCCGGAGAAATTCATTCCCCTGTTCATCACCAACGCGCTCGACGACCAGCCGCTCCCGCTCTATGGAGACGGCCGCTACCGGCGGGATTGGCTCTCGGTGCTCGACCATTGCGCCGGCATCCACCATGTGTTTCTCCATGGCAAGCCGGGCGAGGTCTATAACCTCGGCGGGGGCAACGAACGGGAAAATATCGACGTGGCCCGCGCGATCCTCCACCATCTCGGCAAGCCGGCATCGTTGATCCGTTTCGTCCAAGACCGGCCCGGCCACGACCGGCGCTATGCGGTGTCATGCCGCCGCCTGGAGGCCTTGGGCTGGAAGCCGTCGGTGCCCTTCGAGGAGGGTTTGCGGGACACGGTGCGCTGGTATCAATCTAACGAAGCCTGGTGGCGGAAGATCAAGTCGGGTGAATTCGCCGCCTATTACCGGCGCATGTATGAGCGGCGAATTCAAGAAGGGGCCGGCTTGCAGGCCGAGCAAGGGACATCGCGATGA
- a CDS encoding type II toxin-antitoxin system PemK/MazF family toxin, giving the protein MTGYEFGDLVLVPFPFTDQSATKRRPAVVVSSSAYHRARPDLLIMAVTSQQPSTLSVGEVQVQDWRGAGLLKPSVIKPVLTTIDPALVLKKLGRLMSTDQAALRQAFTTILG; this is encoded by the coding sequence ATGACCGGCTATGAGTTCGGGGATCTCGTTTTAGTTCCCTTTCCCTTTACGGATCAGTCAGCCACCAAACGCCGCCCTGCCGTGGTCGTCAGCAGCTCCGCCTATCATCGGGCACGCCCGGATCTCCTCATCATGGCCGTCACGAGCCAACAGCCCTCGACACTGTCAGTAGGCGAGGTTCAGGTCCAGGACTGGCGGGGCGCGGGGTTGCTCAAGCCATCCGTCATCAAACCGGTGCTCACCACCATCGATCCAGCTCTCGTGCTCAAGAAACTTGGACGACTCATGTCAACCGATCAAGCCGCCCTCCGACAGGCCTTCACCACTATTCTGGGATAG
- a CDS encoding DUF4974 domain-containing protein produces MMSLVLLSCTTSQVRMAEDLAAAGQWDEAVAIYRQAVKANPYDRELVARLDEAKQEAAAAHYEVGREYLAERQLPEALTELKMAMGYDPSNRDYQAALADALRLKQAQDQLQLARKFQGMGRTDEALAIYERVVELDPSLIEALTGITTLSTQQRAAQSVGQSTKPITMRFQNAKLKEVFEIVARTANINVVFDKDIRDDPITIFLKDMSFDEALTLILNTNGLVSQKVGPDTLLILPNNKQKLAQYQDLMVRTFYLSNAKAKDAVMGVI; encoded by the coding sequence ATGATGAGCCTAGTCCTGTTGTCCTGCACGACCAGTCAAGTCCGCATGGCGGAGGACCTTGCGGCGGCTGGGCAATGGGACGAAGCCGTGGCGATCTATCGGCAGGCGGTCAAAGCCAACCCCTACGATCGCGAGCTGGTCGCTCGATTGGATGAGGCCAAGCAAGAAGCCGCGGCCGCACACTATGAGGTCGGGCGAGAGTACCTGGCCGAGAGACAGTTGCCTGAGGCGCTGACCGAGCTGAAGATGGCGATGGGCTACGATCCATCCAACCGCGACTATCAAGCGGCGCTCGCCGACGCGCTGCGGCTCAAACAAGCGCAGGATCAACTGCAGCTCGCCAGAAAGTTTCAGGGCATGGGGCGAACCGATGAGGCCTTGGCCATCTATGAACGAGTAGTGGAACTGGACCCGTCTTTGATCGAGGCTCTGACGGGAATCACGACGCTCAGCACACAACAGCGCGCGGCCCAGTCTGTGGGGCAATCGACCAAGCCGATTACGATGCGCTTCCAGAATGCGAAGTTGAAGGAGGTGTTCGAGATCGTGGCGCGGACGGCCAATATCAACGTCGTGTTCGATAAAGACATCCGCGATGACCCGATCACGATCTTTTTGAAAGACATGTCGTTCGATGAAGCCCTCACCTTAATCCTCAATACGAACGGACTGGTCTCGCAGAAGGTCGGACCGGACACGCTCTTGATCCTGCCGAACAACAAACAGAAGCTCGCCCAATATCAGGATCTGATGGTCCGCACGTTCTATCTCTCCAATGCGAAGGCAAAGGATGCCGTCATGGGCGTGATCTGA
- a CDS encoding GDP-mannose 4,6-dehydratase, producing the protein MTKRALITGITGQDGSYLAEFLLEQGYEVHGIVRRIAIEDPAHRLWRILAIKDRLHLHAASLESLPSIYRVFQAVKPDECYHLAAQSFVSYSFEDEFSTLNANINGTHYVLAALKDCAPACRFYFAASSEMFGKVAEVPQRETTRFHPRSAYGISKVAGFDLTRNYREAYGIQASCGILYNHESPRRGFEFVTRKITSHAARIKLGLIRELKLGNLEARRDWGHAREYVRAMWMMLQQPLAEDYVIATGEQHTVREFAEVAFSCVGLDYRNYVTIDPQLLRPAEVETLLGDASKAKRELGWTSKISFKELVAEMVEADMKHFAAGNEK; encoded by the coding sequence ATGACGAAACGCGCGCTCATCACAGGCATTACCGGGCAGGACGGGTCCTATCTGGCGGAGTTTCTGCTCGAACAAGGCTACGAAGTCCACGGCATCGTCCGGCGGATTGCGATCGAGGACCCTGCCCACCGCCTGTGGCGCATTCTGGCGATCAAGGACCGGCTGCATCTCCATGCGGCGTCGCTGGAAAGCTTGCCGAGCATCTATCGGGTGTTTCAGGCGGTCAAGCCGGACGAGTGCTACCACCTGGCGGCCCAGAGCTTCGTCTCCTATTCGTTCGAGGACGAATTCTCGACGCTCAACGCCAATATCAACGGGACCCACTACGTGCTCGCGGCGCTCAAGGACTGCGCGCCTGCCTGCCGCTTCTATTTCGCCGCCTCCAGCGAAATGTTCGGCAAGGTGGCAGAGGTGCCGCAAAGGGAGACGACCCGGTTTCATCCCCGATCGGCCTATGGGATTTCCAAAGTGGCTGGGTTCGACTTGACCAGAAACTACCGCGAGGCCTATGGCATTCAGGCCTCCTGCGGCATTCTTTACAACCACGAGTCGCCCCGCCGCGGCTTCGAGTTCGTGACGCGAAAGATCACCTCCCACGCGGCGAGGATCAAGCTGGGGTTGATCCGGGAATTGAAACTCGGGAACTTGGAGGCCAGGCGCGACTGGGGCCATGCGCGGGAATATGTCCGGGCCATGTGGATGATGTTGCAGCAGCCGCTGGCGGAAGACTATGTGATCGCAACCGGCGAGCAACATACGGTCCGGGAGTTTGCGGAGGTGGCGTTCTCCTGCGTCGGCCTGGATTATCGGAACTATGTCACGATCGACCCTCAACTGCTGCGGCCGGCCGAGGTGGAGACCCTGCTGGGCGATGCGAGCAAAGCCAAGCGGGAGCTCGGGTGGACCTCGAAAATCTCCTTCAAGGAGCTGGTGGCGGAGATGGTCGAGGCCGACATGAAGCATTTTGCTGCCGGGAATGAGAAATGA
- a CDS encoding sugar phosphate nucleotidyltransferase: protein MKGVVLAGGLGTRLLPLTKVTNKHLLPVYDRPMIYYPIQTLVNAGINEIMLVTGGNSAGDFLRLLGNGKQFGLRHLNYTYQEGEGGIADALRLAEHFADRNPICVVLGDNIIERNILKAAEAFRAQRTGAKILLKEVKDPQRFGVPALDGDKVIRIDEKPKQPASPYAVTGIYFYDAQVFEIIKTLKPSGRGELEITDVNNAYIRQNELTWDKLEGWWTDAGTIESLFLANQFVAQTGANRMG from the coding sequence ATGAAAGGCGTCGTGCTGGCTGGGGGGCTCGGAACCAGGCTGCTTCCGTTGACCAAGGTCACCAACAAGCATCTGCTCCCGGTCTATGACCGGCCGATGATTTACTATCCGATTCAAACCCTCGTGAACGCCGGCATCAACGAAATCATGCTGGTGACGGGCGGCAACAGCGCGGGAGACTTCCTGCGGTTATTGGGAAACGGCAAGCAGTTCGGCCTCCGGCATCTGAACTATACCTATCAGGAGGGCGAGGGGGGGATTGCCGATGCCTTGCGGCTGGCCGAGCACTTCGCTGACCGGAACCCGATCTGCGTCGTGCTCGGAGACAATATCATCGAGCGCAATATCCTGAAGGCGGCGGAGGCCTTTCGCGCGCAGCGGACCGGTGCCAAGATCCTCCTCAAGGAGGTCAAGGACCCCCAGCGGTTCGGCGTCCCGGCGCTGGACGGCGACAAGGTGATCCGGATCGATGAGAAGCCGAAACAGCCGGCCTCTCCCTACGCCGTGACGGGCATCTATTTTTACGATGCGCAGGTGTTCGAGATCATCAAGACGCTGAAACCGTCGGGACGGGGAGAGCTTGAGATCACGGACGTGAACAACGCCTATATCCGACAGAATGAACTCACCTGGGACAAACTGGAGGGCTGGTGGACCGACGCCGGGACGATCGAATCGCTGTTCCTGGCGAACCAGTTTGTCGCCCAGACGGGAGCCAACAGGATGGGATAG
- a CDS encoding glycosyltransferase family 4 protein, producing the protein MKIVIAAWHVRDFNVGLGRYARELIEAIGRVDREHDYLVLMPPSACAFTARPNMVYRTVRIPFFRRRVWEQVAPLAAGTYDVLHFPYDSCIAWKRGKFVATIHDLKPLVLAHHRPRPSFNERLFSLVIGDRWARLDHVVTDSLCSQGDILRLLPVEEDRVTVVYPGVDQQRFAPAARCEEREGAKPYVLCVAGKDPTKNVETLIDAFARLPQPIRQRHDLVLAGDVGKRADVVDLVTRLGLTDCVLFPGPVSDDRLLRLYRQARLFVFPSRYEGFGLPVLEAMACGCPVISSNASSLPEVVGDAGAQVDPDDVEGLAREMRSLLSDESRWEELRKRGLVRARQFSWDETARRMVEVYRKVAAQA; encoded by the coding sequence ATGAAAATCGTCATCGCCGCATGGCACGTGAGGGACTTCAACGTCGGGTTGGGCCGCTACGCGCGGGAGCTGATCGAAGCCATCGGCCGCGTCGATCGGGAGCACGACTATCTGGTGTTGATGCCGCCTTCGGCCTGTGCCTTCACGGCCCGTCCCAACATGGTCTATCGCACCGTCCGCATTCCGTTCTTCCGGCGGCGCGTGTGGGAACAGGTGGCGCCGCTGGCGGCGGGAACCTACGACGTGTTGCATTTTCCCTATGATTCCTGTATCGCATGGAAGCGCGGGAAGTTCGTCGCGACGATCCATGACTTGAAACCCCTGGTGCTTGCCCATCATCGTCCTCGGCCAAGCTTCAACGAGCGGCTGTTTTCTCTGGTGATCGGAGATCGTTGGGCCCGTCTCGACCACGTGGTGACCGATTCCCTCTGCTCGCAGGGCGACATTCTCCGCCTCCTCCCGGTTGAGGAGGACCGGGTGACGGTCGTCTATCCCGGCGTGGACCAGCAACGGTTTGCGCCGGCGGCGCGCTGTGAGGAGAGGGAAGGGGCGAAGCCCTATGTGCTGTGCGTCGCGGGAAAGGATCCGACCAAGAATGTGGAGACGCTCATCGACGCCTTCGCGCGTTTGCCCCAGCCGATCCGCCAGCGCCACGATCTCGTGCTCGCGGGAGATGTGGGAAAGCGCGCCGACGTGGTTGACCTCGTGACCCGATTGGGCCTCACGGACTGCGTGCTGTTTCCCGGACCCGTGTCGGACGACCGGCTGTTGCGTCTCTATCGGCAGGCGCGGCTTTTCGTCTTCCCCTCCCGCTACGAAGGGTTCGGCTTGCCGGTGTTGGAAGCCATGGCCTGCGGCTGTCCGGTGATCTCCTCCAACGCCTCTTCCTTGCCGGAGGTGGTGGGCGATGCGGGGGCGCAGGTGGACCCGGACGACGTGGAGGGACTGGCTCGGGAGATGCGCAGCCTGCTGAGCGATGAGAGCCGCTGGGAAGAGCTCCGGAAGCGCGGTCTCGTCAGGGCGAGGCAGTTCTCGTGGGATGAGACGGCCCGCCGGATGGTCGAGGTCTATCGCAAGGTGGCGGCTCAAGCGTAA
- a CDS encoding IS3 family transposase (programmed frameshift): MAPKRKTHSEEFNARVAVEAIKGVRTLSELSAVHGVHPTVIAHWKRQLLDGAPEVFRRGLAGTGRSEEVVTAPLYQEIGRLKMELEWLRKKLLSVPRETRRGWIHADPGAVSIVQQCVVAGLARSTYYYEPVPERAENLTLMRLIDELYLQRPFYGVPRMTDWLQRLGHVVNHKRVARLMRVMGLQAVLPGPHTSRRQPAHPTYPYLLRELAVERPNHVWCADITYVPMRRGFLYLVAVLDWYSRYVLAWALSNTLDALFCLEALENALGSGQPEIFNTDQGAQFTSDEFTGRLEGAGVRISMDGRGRALDNIFVERLWRSVKYEEIYLRDDADGAEAWAGLQRYFLFYNTERRHQSLGRRTPAEVHFG, encoded by the exons ATGGCCCCAAAACGGAAGACCCATTCGGAGGAGTTCAACGCGCGGGTGGCAGTGGAGGCGATCAAGGGGGTGCGGACCCTGAGTGAATTGAGTGCCGTCCATGGTGTGCACCCGACGGTGATTGCCCATTGGAAGCGACAGTTGCTAGACGGGGCGCCGGAGGTGTTCCGGCGAGGTCTGGCGGGCACGGGGCGTAGCGAGGAGGTGGTGACGGCCCCGCTGTACCAGGAGATCGGCCGCCTGAAGATGGAGCTGGAGTGGCTGCGAAAAAAGCTCT TGAGCGTGCCGCGGGAGACCCGCCGCGGATGGATCCACGCCGACCCGGGTGCCGTGTCGATCGTGCAGCAGTGTGTGGTGGCGGGCCTGGCGCGCTCGACCTACTACTACGAGCCAGTGCCCGAACGGGCCGAGAATCTGACGTTGATGCGGCTGATCGATGAACTGTACTTGCAACGGCCGTTTTACGGAGTGCCCCGGATGACCGATTGGCTGCAGCGATTGGGCCACGTGGTCAACCACAAGCGGGTGGCGCGGCTGATGCGGGTGATGGGGTTGCAAGCGGTGCTGCCGGGCCCGCACACGAGCCGCCGGCAGCCCGCGCATCCGACGTATCCCTATCTGCTGCGGGAGCTGGCGGTGGAGCGGCCGAACCACGTGTGGTGTGCGGACATCACGTATGTGCCGATGCGGCGCGGGTTCCTGTACCTGGTCGCGGTGCTGGACTGGTACAGCCGCTACGTGCTGGCGTGGGCGCTCTCCAACACGCTGGACGCGCTGTTCTGCCTGGAAGCGTTGGAGAACGCGTTGGGGAGCGGGCAGCCGGAGATCTTCAACACGGATCAAGGGGCGCAGTTTACAAGCGACGAGTTCACGGGGCGGCTGGAGGGCGCGGGCGTCCGCATCAGCATGGACGGGCGCGGCCGGGCCTTGGACAATATCTTTGTGGAACGGCTGTGGCGGAGCGTGAAGTACGAGGAGATCTACCTGCGGGACGACGCCGACGGAGCCGAGGCCTGGGCCGGGTTGCAGCGGTATTTTCTGTTCTACAACACCGAACGACGGCACCAGAGCTTGGGCCGACGGACCCCGGCCGAGGTGCATTTTGGCTGA
- a CDS encoding IS256 family transposase yields the protein MARVPSSVGTRKRLKEMLAGDPGEIDTSVFVRQAVRLMIEEALEAEVSERLSRGYYERGPMAEAPGTPRGYRNGVRVGRLKTAEGVIEYGVPQVRGIEGWQSEIRAALGGKSEELERLAVEMYARGLSMRDIEAAFTGADGRCLLSRSAASRVCEALWADYQEFARRDLSGIEVAYLFIDGVAERLHLGQPREAVLAAWAITMTGTKVLLGLQPGTKEDTVCCSDFLRDLKARGLADPVLVVTDGAPGLIRAVEECLPRALRQRCLAHKLRNLETKVPAERWREVKAMALAAYHASSPKTAELAADEFRHTYANELPSGVKCFDDDFAACITYLRLPVAHRRATRTTNLLERLFLEERRRSHTIPHAFGERAVLKLMYAALQRASGTWQRVALTDFERKQLLTLREELDREFTEKHRVTQSASRSPISSKRGT from the coding sequence ATGGCAAGAGTACCGAGCAGCGTCGGCACGCGCAAGAGGCTGAAAGAGATGTTGGCAGGCGACCCGGGCGAGATCGACACCAGTGTGTTTGTGCGGCAAGCCGTCCGCCTGATGATCGAAGAAGCGTTGGAGGCCGAAGTCAGTGAGCGCCTGAGCCGGGGCTATTATGAGCGCGGACCGATGGCAGAGGCCCCCGGAACCCCGCGCGGGTATCGCAATGGGGTACGAGTCGGACGGCTGAAAACTGCCGAAGGCGTCATTGAGTATGGTGTCCCGCAAGTGCGCGGCATCGAGGGCTGGCAATCAGAGATTCGCGCGGCGCTGGGCGGTAAGAGCGAGGAACTGGAACGGCTCGCCGTAGAGATGTATGCCCGCGGGCTCTCCATGCGCGATATCGAAGCGGCGTTCACGGGCGCCGATGGGCGCTGCCTGCTCAGTCGCTCCGCCGCGAGCCGCGTGTGCGAGGCCTTGTGGGCCGACTATCAGGAGTTTGCCCGCCGCGATCTCTCCGGCATCGAGGTCGCCTATCTGTTCATCGACGGCGTCGCCGAGCGACTCCATCTCGGGCAACCTCGCGAGGCGGTGCTGGCGGCCTGGGCGATTACGATGACCGGCACCAAAGTGCTCCTGGGACTGCAACCGGGGACCAAGGAAGACACGGTGTGCTGTAGCGACTTCTTGCGAGACCTCAAAGCCCGCGGCCTCGCGGATCCCGTGCTCGTCGTCACCGATGGCGCGCCCGGGCTGATTCGCGCGGTGGAAGAATGTTTGCCGCGCGCCCTGCGGCAGCGCTGTTTGGCGCACAAGCTCAGAAACCTTGAAACGAAGGTGCCGGCCGAGCGGTGGCGCGAGGTGAAGGCGATGGCGCTGGCCGCCTATCACGCCTCGAGCCCGAAGACCGCCGAGCTCGCCGCCGACGAGTTTCGGCACACCTACGCGAACGAGCTGCCCAGCGGCGTGAAATGTTTCGATGATGATTTTGCCGCGTGCATCACCTATTTGCGTCTGCCCGTGGCGCACCGGCGGGCGACCCGCACGACCAATTTACTGGAACGACTGTTTCTGGAGGAACGCCGCCGCAGCCACACGATCCCGCATGCGTTTGGCGAACGCGCCGTCCTGAAGCTCATGTATGCGGCGCTCCAGCGAGCCAGCGGCACGTGGCAACGGGTGGCGCTCACCGACTTCGAGCGAAAACAATTGCTCACGCTTCGGGAGGAACTCGACCGGGAATTCACGGAGAAACATCGAGTCACTCAATCCGCATCCCGCTCACCAATTTCCAGCAAGCGGGGGACTTGA
- a CDS encoding RHS repeat-associated core domain-containing protein, translated as MKKIAGTTTTRYIGKLYECDNTSCTRFIFAGNTRIATVAVNTGAIHYWHQDHLGSSSVITDNTGALVQRLAYYPYGATRTNQSSANPTVDVPYKYTGKELDSTTGLYYYEARYYDPTLGRFISADTIVPNPRDPQDLNRYTYAGNNPFKYTDPTGHFKLKKFLNKTLGDKGITALGLAIQIFGGPVFSAILPSTCGMLNSCGFVVGGAVLTQSRSGRYVLAGEIVAGSIIASIQCGGCGAGLGMALGSTLGGGFGGYSATKRGGDLSSGILFGAGVGAITGAIQGMAWEVPYGDSFFDLLTIAAVGNRIGAGALVGGGMGATVGYGGGAGDWDTISVSALRGAATGASLAALLSGAEYFLANTIPAGEPILGPGNVLQIEPLTKSSGSKLALGIPGMPEAALAVGSGMEVMESTLSKFLSREIPKFFEKGYHCILGIDGSKCRSGSGAVVNSPPQQRGEPF; from the coding sequence GTGAAGAAGATTGCGGGCACCACGACGACCCGCTACATCGGCAAGCTCTATGAGTGCGACAATACGAGCTGCACGCGATTCATCTTTGCAGGAAATACGCGCATTGCGACTGTGGCGGTCAATACCGGTGCCATCCATTATTGGCATCAGGACCATTTGGGTTCCAGCAGCGTCATCACGGATAACACGGGCGCTTTGGTGCAGAGGCTGGCGTACTATCCGTACGGAGCGACGCGCACGAATCAGAGCAGCGCCAATCCGACGGTGGATGTCCCGTACAAATACACGGGCAAGGAGTTGGACAGCACAACGGGGCTCTACTACTATGAAGCTCGTTACTATGACCCGACCCTGGGGCGGTTCATCTCGGCGGACACGATCGTTCCGAATCCCCGCGATCCGCAGGATTTGAATCGTTACACCTATGCGGGGAACAATCCATTCAAATATACGGACCCAACAGGACACTTCAAACTCAAGAAGTTCCTCAACAAGACGTTAGGGGACAAGGGAATCACTGCATTAGGGCTTGCCATCCAAATCTTTGGCGGGCCAGTGTTTTCCGCTATATTGCCTAGCACATGCGGAATGCTAAACAGTTGCGGTTTTGTAGTTGGCGGGGCAGTTCTTACTCAATCACGATCGGGAAGATATGTTCTCGCTGGTGAAATCGTAGCTGGTTCCATTATTGCCTCAATACAGTGCGGGGGGTGTGGAGCAGGTCTCGGCATGGCACTCGGATCGACACTGGGAGGAGGATTTGGAGGGTATAGTGCAACAAAGAGGGGTGGAGATCTTAGTAGCGGCATTCTATTCGGGGCAGGGGTCGGGGCTATAACGGGAGCGATCCAAGGGATGGCGTGGGAAGTACCTTATGGAGATAGTTTCTTTGACTTGCTAACCATTGCCGCTGTTGGGAACCGTATCGGAGCCGGTGCACTGGTAGGAGGAGGGATGGGCGCCACCGTTGGATACGGCGGTGGAGCCGGGGACTGGGACACAATCTCTGTCAGCGCATTACGGGGTGCCGCTACCGGAGCTTCTCTGGCGGCGCTTCTTTCTGGGGCAGAGTACTTTTTAGCCAATACGATTCCAGCTGGCGAACCAATTCTTGGTCCCGGTAACGTTCTGCAAATCGAGCCGTTAACGAAATCAAGCGGAAGCAAACTCGCACTTGGCATCCCAGGAATGCCGGAGGCCGCGTTGGCGGTCGGTTCGGGGATGGAAGTTATGGAAAGTACATTGTCGAAATTTCTTTCTCGGGAGATACCAAAGTTTTTTGAGAAAGGCTATCATTGTATCTTGGGTATAGACGGATCGAAGTGCAGAAGTGGTTCTGGTGCAGTTGTAAACAGTCCTCCCCAGCAAAGAGGCGAGCCATTCTAG
- a CDS encoding class I SAM-dependent methyltransferase, which translates to MVEQAQADIRRISAPGIFEKVIEILSARGPLDGKRILDAPAGEGAFAQTLLRRRLGLEISCGDLDPQQFKLREVACAKVDLNRTLPFADRSFDLYTCIEGIEHLENPFHLVREANRVLRPGGSLVVTTPNVASIRSRLQYLLYGAPNTFDYMAGPAWHINPVSYIELRHILENNGFVVQTVETNELSKTGSWLHQCLKPLIRSRGRSWVKNNPKAAQVRSVLLDDKLLFGDILIVQAVKIDAVPGLVAEKGIVASEVHVSPHDSR; encoded by the coding sequence ATGGTGGAACAGGCTCAGGCTGACATACGTCGGATCAGCGCGCCGGGCATCTTCGAGAAGGTCATCGAAATCCTGTCCGCCCGGGGACCGTTGGACGGCAAGAGAATTCTGGACGCGCCGGCCGGTGAAGGGGCCTTTGCCCAAACCTTGCTGCGGCGTCGGCTCGGGCTGGAGATCTCCTGCGGCGATCTCGATCCGCAACAGTTCAAGCTTCGGGAGGTCGCCTGTGCGAAGGTGGATCTCAACCGGACCTTGCCCTTTGCGGATCGCAGTTTTGATCTGTACACCTGTATCGAGGGGATTGAGCATCTCGAAAATCCCTTTCATCTGGTGCGCGAAGCCAATCGGGTCCTGCGGCCGGGAGGCAGCCTCGTGGTGACGACGCCGAATGTGGCCTCGATTCGGTCTCGGCTCCAGTATCTTCTCTATGGAGCACCCAACACGTTCGATTACATGGCCGGGCCGGCGTGGCACATCAATCCGGTCAGTTACATCGAGCTCAGACATATCCTGGAGAACAACGGCTTTGTGGTTCAGACGGTTGAGACCAACGAGCTGTCCAAGACCGGATCGTGGCTGCATCAATGTCTCAAGCCCTTGATCCGATCGCGGGGGAGAAGCTGGGTGAAGAACAATCCCAAGGCGGCCCAGGTCCGGTCGGTCCTGTTGGACGACAAGCTTCTGTTCGGCGACATCCTCATCGTGCAGGCCGTCAAGATCGATGCCGTCCCGGGATTAGTGGCGGAAAAGGGTATAGTCGCCTCGGAGGTCCATGTCAGCCCGCATGATTCACGGTAA
- a CDS encoding DUF2281 domain-containing protein, translated as MTKTHEQALLDKLRNLPPERLAEVEDFVDFLAHRQAEERGLTQAAGQLATAAFTRVWDNPADAAYDRL; from the coding sequence ATGACGAAAACGCATGAACAGGCGCTTTTAGACAAGCTCAGGAACTTGCCCCCGGAACGACTGGCCGAAGTCGAAGATTTCGTCGACTTTCTGGCGCATCGTCAGGCGGAAGAGCGAGGTTTAACACAGGCCGCCGGACAACTTGCCACAGCGGCCTTCACACGTGTCTGGGATAACCCCGCCGACGCCGCTTATGACCGGCTATGA